From a single Sulfolobus sp. E5-1-F genomic region:
- a CDS encoding ABC transporter permease: MGISGKLYSFLYLRGFKVWVSYRTQTILTVLGWVLPVFTYYFTGTALGNRLVSEVGVSNYTAFFTIGLAFQGYVSSVISTISQRLRNEQLYGTIEYYVISRTGTFGFLLYSALWGLTLNTINAVIILAIGFALNIHYNVNVLSAIVIIVLLILSTLGIGMIAGAVTMITKQGNPISFFFNTFTNLIGGTVFPVTVLPLFVRYISYGIPLTWALEGLREAFLNGTPITGVAQFIIILTIFDIVLLPLGIFSYNYAFKKAREKGTLAEY; this comes from the coding sequence ATGGGGATAAGCGGAAAACTCTACTCCTTCTTGTATTTAAGAGGATTTAAGGTATGGGTATCGTATAGGACCCAAACAATATTAACAGTATTAGGTTGGGTTCTTCCAGTTTTCACATATTACTTCACCGGGACTGCATTAGGAAATAGACTAGTGAGTGAAGTAGGAGTAAGTAATTATACGGCATTTTTTACCATAGGATTAGCTTTCCAGGGATATGTATCTTCAGTTATTTCTACTATAAGTCAAAGGTTGCGTAATGAACAACTATACGGAACAATTGAATACTATGTTATCTCAAGGACCGGAACGTTTGGGTTTTTGTTATATTCTGCACTCTGGGGTCTTACTCTAAATACAATAAACGCTGTTATTATTTTAGCCATAGGGTTTGCGTTAAACATACATTATAACGTTAATGTACTCAGTGCAATAGTAATTATAGTGTTGTTGATATTATCAACCTTAGGTATAGGTATGATAGCTGGAGCTGTCACAATGATAACAAAACAAGGTAATCCTATTTCATTCTTCTTTAATACCTTTACAAACCTAATTGGAGGTACAGTATTTCCAGTCACAGTACTTCCATTATTTGTTAGGTATATAAGTTACGGAATTCCTTTAACGTGGGCACTAGAGGGACTAAGAGAAGCATTCTTAAATGGAACTCCTATAACGGGCGTTGCCCAGTTTATTATAATATTAACCATATTTGATATAGTTCTATTACCATTAGGTATATTTTCATATAATTACGCATTCAAAAAAGCTAGAGAAAAAGGTACTTTAGCAGAATACTAA
- a CDS encoding DUF2173 family protein — protein sequence MMDKIPGVIAIFRFHEGKLTKIQGEDILIDLDKLSEILMENMKIGANEARELKFLEPFRGFAMILDDMGVVFLDDYLVITNAKKTNWDLLIKAILKGEVIRNG from the coding sequence ATGATGGATAAAATACCCGGTGTAATTGCAATATTTAGATTTCATGAAGGTAAACTCACTAAAATACAAGGTGAGGATATCTTGATTGATCTTGATAAATTAAGTGAGATTTTAATGGAGAATATGAAAATTGGAGCAAACGAAGCTAGAGAGTTAAAATTTCTTGAACCATTTAGAGGGTTTGCTATGATATTAGATGACATGGGAGTTGTATTTTTAGATGATTACTTAGTAATAACTAATGCCAAGAAAACTAATTGGGACTTATTAATAAAGGCTATCTTAAAAGGTGAGGTCATAAGAAATGGCTAA
- a CDS encoding rubrerythrin family protein, which translates to MKELKGTKTAENLRQAFCGEAMANRRYLYFAKRADEEGYPEIAGLLRSIAEGETAHAFGHLDFIRQGGIGDPATDKPIGTLEQMLESAVAGETYEWTQMYPGYAKVAREEGFNEIAEWFETLARAEKSHAEKFTAVLNQLKGGK; encoded by the coding sequence ATGAAAGAGTTAAAAGGAACTAAAACTGCCGAGAACCTAAGGCAGGCATTCTGTGGAGAAGCAATGGCAAATAGAAGATATCTATATTTCGCTAAGAGAGCTGACGAGGAGGGATATCCCGAAATTGCTGGGTTATTGAGAAGCATAGCGGAAGGTGAAACTGCCCATGCGTTTGGACACTTAGATTTCATAAGACAAGGAGGAATTGGTGATCCAGCTACTGACAAACCTATTGGAACATTAGAGCAAATGTTAGAATCAGCGGTAGCAGGAGAGACTTACGAATGGACTCAAATGTATCCAGGGTATGCTAAGGTAGCTAGAGAAGAAGGATTCAATGAAATTGCTGAGTGGTTTGAAACCTTGGCAAGAGCAGAAAAGAGTCATGCGGAGAAATTCACAGCTGTCCTTAACCAGCTAAAGGGAGGCAAGTAA
- a CDS encoding rhodanese-like domain-containing protein has product MMLITERRSPFYPNIQDVPPSVIRKLTKNKAITLIDIRQPWEYEDHHIPGSILLPLDYFEELFPLILNNKHVAIVCEHANRSTWLVYTKPSLFKEVKVYNMLGGIELWMMMGYEVEKGMDENGTLWYKLLTKNLR; this is encoded by the coding sequence ATGATGCTAATAACTGAGAGAAGGTCTCCCTTTTATCCAAATATACAAGATGTACCACCATCAGTAATTAGAAAACTCACCAAGAACAAGGCAATTACACTAATTGATATTAGACAACCTTGGGAATACGAGGATCACCATATACCAGGGTCAATATTATTACCTTTGGATTACTTTGAAGAATTGTTTCCCCTAATATTAAATAATAAACACGTAGCAATTGTATGTGAGCACGCAAATAGGTCTACTTGGTTAGTTTATACTAAACCTTCCCTATTTAAAGAAGTAAAAGTTTACAATATGTTAGGTGGAATAGAATTATGGATGATGATGGGCTATGAAGTTGAAAAAGGGATGGATGAAAATGGCACACTATGGTATAAATTACTAACTAAAAATTTACGATAG
- the cutB gene encoding glyceraldehyde dehydrogenase subunit beta, whose protein sequence is MYPPDFTYVRVSSIEEATKFLDSHDDARPLAGGQSLIPMLKLRVISPNYIVDLNPITSLSYVRSSYNSTKIGALTRYNEILKNDLVRVNVPLLHQAVKVVGDMQVRNLGTIGGSAANADPSADIPTVLTALNAEIVLSSASGNRSVNALDFFKGAFTTDLRKGEIISEIVLPNLEGYQTTYRKVVRRAGDLALVSLALAIKLRQNEVEDIRLAYGGVGEKPFRALEVEKNAIGKRLNNDLIEEIVNKVSSQINPPSDTRGSSWYRKEVVKVITRKALKEVSG, encoded by the coding sequence GTGTATCCACCAGATTTTACATATGTTAGGGTTAGTAGTATTGAGGAGGCTACGAAATTCCTAGATTCCCACGATGATGCGAGGCCCCTTGCAGGAGGACAAAGTTTAATTCCTATGCTTAAACTTCGTGTGATATCGCCCAATTATATAGTTGACCTAAATCCTATAACTTCATTAAGTTATGTAAGAAGTTCCTATAACTCGACTAAAATCGGTGCTCTAACTCGATATAATGAAATACTAAAGAACGATCTAGTAAGGGTAAACGTACCATTGCTTCATCAAGCAGTTAAAGTAGTAGGAGATATGCAAGTTAGAAACTTAGGTACTATTGGTGGTAGCGCTGCAAACGCTGATCCATCAGCTGATATCCCCACTGTACTTACTGCGTTAAATGCCGAAATTGTTCTATCCTCAGCATCTGGCAATAGATCAGTTAATGCTTTAGATTTCTTTAAAGGCGCATTCACCACAGACTTAAGGAAAGGCGAAATTATCTCTGAGATTGTTTTACCTAACTTGGAGGGATATCAAACAACTTATAGAAAAGTTGTGAGAAGAGCTGGAGACCTTGCACTTGTATCCTTAGCATTAGCAATAAAATTAAGGCAAAATGAGGTGGAAGATATTAGATTAGCCTATGGTGGAGTTGGGGAGAAGCCATTTAGAGCGCTAGAAGTTGAGAAAAATGCAATAGGTAAAAGGTTAAATAATGACTTAATAGAGGAAATTGTAAATAAGGTTTCGAGTCAAATAAATCCCCCTTCTGATACTAGGGGGAGTTCTTGGTATAGGAAGGAAGTTGTGAAGGTTATAACTAGAAAAGCCTTAAAGGAGGTGTCTGGTTAA
- the cutC gene encoding glyceraldehyde dehydrogenase subunit gamma — MLIVNQGEKVKIKVKVNGVLYERYVSPRMLLVDFLREELGLTGTKIGCDTTTCGACTVLLNGKSVKSCTLFAVQADGAEITTIEGLSVDSKLHPIQEAFKENFALQCGFCTPGMIMQTYFLLKENPNPSEEEVRDGLHGNICRCTGYQNIVKAVLDASRRLRA, encoded by the coding sequence ATGTTAATAGTTAATCAAGGAGAGAAAGTTAAAATAAAAGTTAAGGTAAACGGAGTATTGTATGAGAGATATGTAAGTCCAAGGATGCTATTAGTTGACTTTTTAAGAGAAGAATTAGGTTTAACGGGGACAAAAATCGGTTGCGATACTACTACTTGTGGCGCATGTACAGTTTTATTGAATGGCAAATCAGTAAAATCTTGTACGTTGTTTGCGGTGCAAGCTGATGGTGCAGAAATAACTACAATTGAGGGTCTCTCAGTAGATTCTAAGCTTCATCCAATTCAAGAGGCGTTTAAGGAGAATTTTGCACTTCAGTGTGGTTTCTGTACGCCGGGAATGATAATGCAAACGTATTTCTTGCTAAAAGAAAATCCAAATCCTTCTGAGGAGGAGGTTAGAGATGGACTTCATGGTAACATATGTAGGTGTACTGGGTATCAAAACATAGTTAAGGCAGTTTTAGATGCCTCGAGGAGGTTGAGAGCATGA
- a CDS encoding SelD-related putative sulfur metabolism protein: MAIDKLIDKFRVNLDKYKKMGLNPLSLATGCAVKVDLIDTVYPAIHKIRDELMRRNIEILPREDADIFISREKIYIKRIINGGEFDADRAISLIQVNQETAGSPDKFAEFLLNVYTSIKTNRKLTIGKGHSIVTSNPKGEVAVLDLFRLDGEKEKSYTVANNDTIQIVDPLDDPGSQMQVDVAISNSLNDLFTKGVFQDLRMIPVVDAPTEDLKEQLLRNAENYSRQYSIELLSDIQPNSKTLMIGATVIGKSDHELPTYYNRVNENMEILVTRPVGELTPINVFMWMLTVPELIEDMEARGITIQRVEEAKRKALTYMRKPNTDVAKIIYDHLPPFGGSFDENSHIAMTTDVTGPGLFVIKEFAEKAQVDVELFDIPVIDPDIHEFATENFIIPNSTAGTNGAIVIFAHKKVIDEIFDELKRKSQEPHIIGKVIGKGNGSVIVPPTITKYIHRNNVLKQFKIK, from the coding sequence ATGGCTATTGATAAGCTGATTGATAAATTTAGAGTTAATTTAGATAAGTACAAAAAAATGGGATTGAATCCACTATCCCTTGCTACAGGTTGCGCTGTAAAAGTAGATCTAATAGATACAGTCTATCCAGCTATACACAAGATAAGAGATGAACTGATGAGAAGAAATATAGAAATATTACCTAGAGAAGACGCTGATATTTTCATAAGCAGAGAGAAAATTTACATAAAGAGAATAATAAACGGGGGAGAATTTGATGCTGATAGAGCTATTAGTCTTATTCAAGTGAATCAAGAGACCGCGGGTAGTCCAGATAAATTCGCTGAGTTCCTACTGAATGTTTACACTTCGATAAAGACAAATAGAAAGCTTACGATAGGTAAAGGACATTCAATAGTTACATCGAATCCCAAAGGTGAAGTAGCAGTATTAGATCTATTTAGGCTAGATGGTGAAAAGGAAAAATCGTACACAGTTGCAAATAACGATACTATTCAAATAGTAGATCCGTTGGATGATCCAGGATCTCAGATGCAGGTTGATGTTGCTATTTCCAACTCTCTAAATGACCTTTTCACTAAAGGTGTTTTCCAAGATTTAAGAATGATCCCTGTGGTTGATGCTCCAACGGAGGACCTAAAGGAACAATTACTAAGAAATGCTGAAAATTACTCTAGGCAATATTCAATTGAATTACTAAGCGATATTCAACCTAATTCTAAGACGCTGATGATAGGAGCTACTGTAATAGGTAAATCCGATCATGAATTGCCCACATATTACAATAGGGTTAATGAGAATATGGAGATCTTAGTGACTAGACCAGTTGGTGAATTAACTCCAATAAACGTCTTTATGTGGATGTTAACTGTTCCTGAGTTAATAGAAGATATGGAAGCTAGGGGGATTACCATACAGAGAGTAGAAGAGGCTAAGAGAAAAGCCCTAACTTACATGAGGAAACCTAATACTGATGTAGCGAAGATAATATATGATCATCTACCACCATTTGGAGGCTCATTTGACGAAAACTCTCATATCGCAATGACTACTGATGTTACTGGTCCGGGATTATTTGTAATAAAGGAATTTGCTGAAAAGGCACAAGTAGATGTGGAGTTGTTTGATATTCCAGTAATAGATCCGGATATACATGAATTCGCCACTGAGAATTTCATCATACCGAATTCTACTGCAGGTACAAATGGAGCCATAGTTATTTTTGCTCATAAGAAAGTTATTGATGAAATTTTCGATGAATTAAAGAGAAAGTCACAAGAACCTCATATCATAGGTAAGGTTATAGGGAAAGGAAACGGTAGTGTTATAGTCCCACCAACTATTACGAAGTATATTCATAGAAATAATGTGTTAAAGCAGTTCAAAATAAAATGA
- the cutA gene encoding glyceraldehyde dehydrogenase subunit alpha, with product MSYVGKPVKRLYDDKFVTGKSTYVDDIRIPALYAGFVRSTYPHAIIKRIDVSDALKVNGIVAVFTAKEINPLLKGGIRPWPTYIDIRSFRYSERKAFPDNKVKYVGEPVAIVLGQDKYSVRDAIDKVVVDYEPLKPVTKMEDAEKDQVIIHEELKTNISFKIPFKAGEVDKAFSEADKVIRVEAINERLIPNPMEPRGIVSRYEGGTLSVWYSTQVPHYMRLEFSRIFGIPESKIRVSMPDVGGAFGAKVHLMPEELAVVASSIILGRPVRWTATRSEEMLASEARHNIFTGEVAAKRDGTILGIRGKLLLDLGAYITVTAGIQPLIIPMMIPGPYKIRNLDIESVAVYTNTPPITMYRGASRPEATYIIERIMSTVADELGLDDVSIREKNLITELPYTNPFGLRYDSGDYVGLLREGVKRLGYYELKKWAEEERKKGHRVGVGLAYYLEICSFGPWEYAEIRVDERGDVLVITGTTPHGQGTETAIAQIVADALQIDISRVRVIWGDTDTVAASMGTYGSRSVTIGGSAAIKVAEKILDKMKRIAASTWNVDVQEVQYEKGEFKLKSDPSKKMSWDDVASIAYRSHDPGLVEKIMYENDVTFPYGVHIATVEVDDTGIARVLEYRAYDDIGKVVNPALAEAQIHGGGVQAVGQALYEQALLNENGQLIVTYADYYVPTAVEAPKFTSIFADQYHPSNYPTGSKGVGEAALIVGPAVIIRALEDAVGARFTKTPTTPEEILKAIMSKR from the coding sequence ATGAGTTACGTGGGTAAACCAGTAAAAAGATTATATGATGACAAATTCGTAACAGGCAAAAGTACATATGTTGATGATATAAGGATACCAGCCCTATATGCAGGTTTTGTTAGAAGTACTTATCCTCATGCGATCATTAAGAGAATTGACGTTAGCGATGCATTGAAGGTCAATGGTATAGTTGCAGTATTTACTGCAAAGGAAATCAACCCCTTATTAAAAGGTGGAATTAGACCTTGGCCAACGTATATAGATATAAGATCATTTAGATATAGTGAGAGGAAGGCGTTTCCAGATAATAAGGTTAAATATGTAGGCGAACCGGTAGCAATTGTTCTTGGCCAAGATAAGTATAGCGTTAGAGATGCTATAGATAAGGTAGTAGTGGATTATGAGCCTTTGAAACCAGTAACTAAAATGGAAGATGCTGAGAAAGATCAAGTTATAATCCATGAGGAGTTAAAGACTAATATATCCTTTAAGATTCCATTTAAGGCAGGAGAGGTTGATAAGGCATTTAGTGAAGCTGATAAGGTAATTAGGGTTGAAGCCATAAATGAAAGATTAATTCCTAATCCCATGGAACCTAGGGGAATAGTATCAAGATATGAAGGAGGTACGCTATCAGTATGGTATTCTACGCAAGTACCTCACTATATGCGTTTGGAATTTTCTAGAATATTTGGTATACCTGAAAGTAAGATAAGAGTCAGTATGCCAGACGTTGGAGGTGCCTTTGGAGCTAAGGTTCATCTAATGCCAGAAGAACTGGCAGTTGTAGCATCATCAATTATTTTAGGAAGACCAGTGAGATGGACAGCTACCAGAAGTGAAGAGATGTTAGCAAGTGAAGCTAGGCATAATATTTTCACCGGTGAGGTTGCAGCTAAAAGAGATGGAACTATCCTAGGTATTAGGGGTAAATTGTTACTAGATCTAGGAGCTTATATAACAGTAACCGCTGGTATCCAACCATTAATAATACCTATGATGATACCCGGTCCCTATAAGATACGTAACCTGGATATTGAAAGCGTTGCAGTTTATACTAATACTCCCCCAATTACTATGTATAGAGGAGCTAGTAGACCAGAAGCAACATATATTATTGAGAGGATAATGAGTACTGTAGCTGATGAGTTAGGATTAGACGACGTAAGTATCAGAGAAAAGAATCTAATTACCGAATTACCATATACTAATCCATTTGGTTTAAGGTATGATAGTGGAGACTATGTGGGATTATTAAGAGAAGGCGTGAAGAGGCTAGGTTATTACGAACTTAAGAAGTGGGCTGAAGAGGAGAGAAAGAAAGGTCATAGGGTTGGAGTAGGGTTAGCGTATTATCTGGAGATATGCAGTTTTGGTCCGTGGGAATACGCTGAAATTAGAGTAGATGAGAGGGGAGATGTATTAGTAATAACTGGTACAACACCACATGGTCAAGGGACAGAAACTGCCATAGCTCAAATAGTAGCGGATGCGTTACAAATAGATATAAGCAGGGTTAGGGTTATTTGGGGAGACACTGATACCGTGGCAGCTAGCATGGGAACTTACGGTTCAAGATCTGTAACAATAGGAGGCTCTGCTGCAATCAAAGTTGCGGAAAAGATCTTGGATAAGATGAAGAGAATTGCCGCATCTACTTGGAATGTCGATGTTCAAGAAGTTCAGTATGAGAAAGGAGAGTTTAAGTTAAAGAGTGATCCAAGTAAGAAGATGAGTTGGGATGACGTTGCTAGCATAGCTTATAGAAGTCATGACCCCGGATTAGTGGAGAAGATAATGTATGAGAACGACGTAACTTTCCCATATGGAGTCCATATTGCGACAGTGGAAGTGGATGATACTGGAATTGCCAGAGTTTTAGAATATAGGGCATATGACGATATTGGAAAGGTTGTAAATCCGGCATTAGCGGAAGCACAAATTCATGGTGGAGGTGTTCAAGCTGTTGGGCAAGCGTTATATGAACAAGCATTACTTAACGAGAATGGCCAATTAATTGTAACTTATGCTGACTATTATGTTCCTACAGCTGTTGAAGCGCCTAAGTTTACCTCGATATTTGCTGATCAGTACCATCCATCCAATTATCCAACTGGTAGTAAAGGTGTTGGCGAGGCTGCATTAATAGTAGGTCCGGCAGTGATAATTAGGGCTTTAGAAGATGCTGTTGGTGCTAGATTCACTAAAACTCCAACAACTCCAGAGGAAATTTTAAAGGCAATCATGAGTAAAAGATGA
- a CDS encoding winged helix-turn-helix transcriptional regulator: MERLPPSAKLVLKVILEKKVIRFKELQEQTKLPTRTLRYALRVLREKGLIKTLPCLDDARERMYSVYEIDECYKLFND; the protein is encoded by the coding sequence ATGGAAAGACTTCCGCCCTCAGCAAAGCTTGTATTAAAGGTTATATTGGAGAAGAAGGTAATTAGATTTAAAGAATTACAAGAGCAAACTAAATTACCCACACGTACATTAAGATATGCTCTAAGAGTACTTAGGGAAAAAGGCTTAATAAAAACATTACCTTGTTTAGATGATGCAAGAGAAAGAATGTATTCAGTATATGAGATAGACGAGTGCTATAAACTGTTTAACGATTAG
- a CDS encoding heterodisulfide reductase-related iron-sulfur binding cluster yields the protein MYTLNPSNPIFFDSNKLLSEFIRQASVCHGCRLCFNYCDSFPLMFTYTDKKGPKNLTLDDLFDVASKCFHCKMCYVNCPYVPPHEFNMDFPSLMEWAWLYYKKKRGLTVRDFIFEMLDGVKFARPLAKVIMEKNKELLGIHKEAPTLPVAEKGLRERVKPKPIDNPKAKVALFPTCLVENFFPEIGEDLIEVYNELGIEVIVPNFVCCGAPMLDSGDVDRLKKNAEYNTKMIEDLVRKGYDIVSPIPTCTLMIREYKKILDKEVPKVYDAMEYLLKLKNEGKIELKGKIEKNVYYHPPCHLKFLQLGLPGVRLLRSMGAKVDISNNGCSGIDGGWGLRNYDTAKRVGSKMMEAFKQSKADLFSTECPLAGLQIEKSSGRRPLHPIQLLKEAMKNG from the coding sequence ATGTATACTTTAAATCCAAGTAATCCTATTTTTTTTGATTCAAATAAATTATTATCAGAATTTATAAGACAAGCGAGTGTTTGTCACGGTTGTAGGTTATGTTTCAATTATTGTGACTCATTTCCTCTTATGTTTACTTATACTGATAAAAAAGGTCCCAAGAACTTAACCTTAGATGACTTATTTGATGTGGCATCTAAGTGTTTCCACTGTAAGATGTGCTACGTTAATTGTCCCTATGTTCCTCCTCATGAGTTTAACATGGACTTTCCTAGTCTTATGGAATGGGCGTGGCTATATTATAAGAAAAAGAGAGGACTAACTGTAAGGGACTTTATATTTGAAATGTTAGATGGTGTGAAGTTTGCTAGACCCTTAGCCAAGGTAATTATGGAGAAGAACAAGGAGTTATTAGGGATTCATAAAGAAGCTCCAACACTACCCGTTGCGGAGAAAGGCTTAAGGGAAAGAGTTAAGCCGAAACCTATTGATAATCCAAAAGCAAAGGTTGCACTATTCCCCACTTGCTTAGTAGAGAATTTCTTTCCAGAAATCGGAGAGGATTTAATAGAGGTATATAACGAATTGGGTATAGAAGTAATTGTTCCTAATTTTGTTTGCTGTGGGGCTCCAATGCTGGATTCTGGGGATGTTGACAGGCTTAAGAAAAACGCCGAGTATAATACTAAGATGATAGAGGATTTGGTAAGGAAAGGTTATGACATAGTTTCACCCATACCAACTTGTACGTTAATGATTAGGGAATATAAGAAGATTCTGGACAAGGAAGTACCTAAGGTTTATGACGCAATGGAGTATCTCTTAAAATTGAAGAATGAGGGCAAGATAGAACTAAAGGGTAAGATTGAGAAGAATGTGTATTATCATCCTCCATGTCACCTTAAGTTCTTACAGTTAGGATTACCTGGGGTTAGGCTATTGAGGTCTATGGGAGCGAAAGTCGACATTTCCAATAACGGTTGTTCTGGTATAGATGGTGGATGGGGATTAAGAAATTATGATACTGCTAAAAGAGTAGGAAGTAAAATGATGGAAGCTTTCAAACAAAGTAAAGCTGATCTTTTTTCAACTGAATGCCCCTTAGCTGGGCTTCAAATAGAAAAGTCTTCGGGAAGAAGACCCTTACATCCAATTCAATTGTTAAAGGAGGCGATGAAAAATGGTTAA
- a CDS encoding DUF3501 family protein: MVKITLQDILPWETYEKVRMDRIRRIIEIKNKRRIELGDRLTLLFENRDTVLQQIQEMVYLDKKEKKEDILEEIRIYSTLLPCDGKIKASLYIHSYDFKDLDWVYDNLRGIYNSIFLKVGNKLIQGIPEGGRDQGREFSTVQYLTFDLEGEKNTDMEVHVIHENYRYSTKIDKSLAEDLIREAYDVCEKI, from the coding sequence ATGGTTAAAATAACTTTACAAGATATCCTACCTTGGGAGACATATGAAAAAGTAAGAATGGATAGAATAAGGAGAATTATTGAGATAAAGAACAAAAGAAGAATAGAGTTAGGAGATAGGTTGACGTTATTATTTGAAAATAGAGATACAGTGCTTCAACAGATTCAAGAAATGGTATATCTAGATAAAAAGGAGAAAAAAGAAGATATACTTGAAGAGATAAGGATTTACTCAACATTACTTCCATGCGATGGTAAGATAAAAGCCTCTCTTTATATCCATTCCTATGACTTTAAGGACCTGGATTGGGTCTATGATAATCTAAGAGGTATATATAATTCAATATTTCTAAAAGTGGGAAACAAGCTAATTCAAGGAATCCCAGAAGGAGGAAGGGATCAAGGTAGAGAGTTTTCTACAGTTCAATATTTAACATTTGATCTTGAGGGTGAGAAAAATACTGATATGGAAGTTCATGTAATTCATGAGAATTATAGATATTCGACTAAAATAGATAAGAGCCTAGCAGAGGATTTGATCAGAGAAGCGTACGATGTTTGTGAAAAGATATAA
- a CDS encoding DUF4898 domain-containing protein — translation MLTNSAGTGNLEDFIMTVARSREIFNLKSYSLRIISDYTKFFNLILPKDVRDVLVILPTSRDDLGNTIKNELTRIRTSCSIIVLYSTRVEKDRMVIGFRVIASKTVNSEANSDKNRMISMHPEPQGSKTHLNLYSLGITF, via the coding sequence ATGTTGACTAATTCTGCCGGCACTGGAAACCTTGAAGATTTCATTATGACTGTGGCTAGAAGCAGGGAGATTTTCAACCTTAAGAGCTATAGCTTAAGGATAATATCTGATTATACGAAGTTCTTTAACCTTATATTGCCTAAAGATGTAAGAGATGTCCTCGTCATATTACCAACTAGTAGAGATGATTTGGGTAATACAATCAAAAATGAATTAACTAGGATAAGGACTAGTTGCTCAATAATTGTATTATATAGTACTAGAGTGGAGAAAGATAGAATGGTTATCGGATTTCGTGTCATTGCTAGTAAAACCGTTAATAGCGAAGCCAATAGCGACAAAAATAGAATGATTAGTATGCACCCAGAGCCTCAAGGGTCAAAAACTCATCTAAATCTATACTCTCTCGGTATAACATTTTAA